Below is a genomic region from Vitis riparia cultivar Riparia Gloire de Montpellier isolate 1030 chromosome 16, EGFV_Vit.rip_1.0, whole genome shotgun sequence.
CTAAAACCAGCTTCAAGGCATATTAttaaaagaaggagaaaaaaaacaaaaaaaaaaaaaagcaaagaaataGTAGGTGTCTAAGAAACAACTGGCTCATAAATGCAGCCAAGATGGGGAGTTTCAAATGGATAAGAAGAAGTAccattaaatacaaataaaaataagcccATTCATGCAACCTGCTCCAAGTGCCAGTAAGTGATAAAATAGAGTTACCCTAAATGATTCAGAAACCTTCAAAGAGGGCCAATGTCAATAAAGATGGTATGAAGCAAAAAAGTAGAGagtaaaaaaatggattaaagccaaaaaggaaaaagaagaatgatAAATGAAAGATGAAAAGATGACTACTGACCCTCTGTTCTGTTGAAGCAGTAATATGGTACCAACCCAAATATTTAAGAGAGGTATTGTACAGATggcaaaataaaaggaagaacaGCAGCAGATGTGGTTTGTTAATGACATTTGGGTATATCACAATTTTTGAGTTGCAAAGAAAAATTCAGATACACACACAcaacaatgaaaagaaaagaaaatcttcAAACACACATATCTACTAGTTTTGATAACTTGAATCAATTCATTCgaattatagaaaatatcaagaaatggAAGTGCATCAACCATTGAAGATTTATATCTATTCCAGTGATCCACTCACTACTCATGCAAAAATGACACTGGCTCAAGTGGTACAACGAGGAACTTAATTGACTTTGCAACCAGGCTGGGGATTAATGAACAACAATAAGGATTATGTCTTTGATAATTTTTCGCACAGGTGACTGGTTTTTCTTAATTCAAGTGGCCACAAGGACCTTCATTTCATGTCAATCTCttccataaaattaaaaaaaattaaccacaTTTTTAGCTTATTTTAGTTGCAAAATTTTTCATTCCAAGCACTCACAATATATGTAATTACATGGtttgatttcataaaaataaggCCTAATCATTTTCTTGGTCTAGGACAAGGTACAGCTAAATTGAAATGAGCCTGGGTAAAAAATAAGGCAGGCTCCTCTCCAGCTACCAATTGGTGTCCCAGGTTGGTGTCAATTCAAAGAGGtagatttcaaataaaaagctgGCTGTAAAATAACATCATCAAGCGTTGATGCGGTAGTACAGCTTGCCAACACTAGTTTTATTTCTGTCAAAGGACCACCAAAAACTGCATCAAATATGCCAACTTCCTATTGTGGCCAATGTCACTTTCCACACAGACATACACACACACCAAACACGTAATAGGTAATCTTCTTCACCTTGATGTTTATTCATGCCTCAATTTTCTAAGAAGCTCCACAGGTTAGTAAGGACTTACACAAAATCCCTTTCCTAACCTCCAAAATGTTCACACTGATAATAGTTGCTGTGCAAGTATCCTCCTTTTGCTTCAATAGTCTGCTTATGAATCAAGATTTTCAACCATTTGCACAATTATCACCCTTTTGTCTTATGGAACTGTTGTCAGACAAGAAGCAGATGCATCACATTTGTTAAAATCACATTAAACCCAAATTGAGCCAATATGTGCTATCCCTGAAGAAGTAACAAAACAAGCATCCAAAACAGTGAGGCCACTAACCCATCCCCCAATATATAGACCTGCACTTTAGTTTGATATTCCTTCATCCAATCAGAATCTTCTGAATTTAGTGCCTTATCCAACGACTTGGGGATGATGACGCGCATTTTTTTTCACCATTCAGCTCTATCTAGAACATTTCTGCCTTTAAATGTTAGATGATTTATATCATCTAAAATACCAAGCTAGCATGGACACATCTTTCTAATACAATTTTCCTTGTTCCTTTTGCTGGAATATTTTCACCTTTTTCAATAGCCTTGAGGTTTTAGAGATAAATCTAAAGTTAGTTGGGCTAATATAGTGGGGAATAAACTTTTGGGCCTTGGCTGGCCTACAGTTATACAATTTTATCAGGATTTATTCAATTTCCATCATAAAAAGGCAAAGAAGTTCAAGACCAATAAGGAACAATCCAAAATGAAGttgaaaatattcttatttttttcttgagaaaCTTCTAGAAAGGCCAATCTCATTTATAGATAGTGATGGgtgattaatttctatttactttccattcaaaattctaaatacTAGAGGGAAACAGTAGTCTTAGATAATGAAATCTCAAATTAGCATCCCTGATGATCAATTTCATAAAGAACAGTAAACGGGCCCTTATCCTCCATGGCATAAATGTATACTATGAGACTACAAATTTGCCCTAACTggtttatttcaaataaatgtaTGTCTAAATTTTAGAATACTAATAATCCTGAAAGCTTAAGCTCATTGGCATTAGGCAGTAATGTATATCAAGATAGCTAACACTTAACACTCAGCCATACATACAGTCCCCTCCAGAACATGGTTTCAACAAATGGAGAAGAAAACTGACAGAGAGGCTTGAAGACGAGGCCTCTAGTAACCATATCTCGAATACCATATCAAATTACTACTTTCCTTAAAAGCTTACTTGCAGAGTGTTACAATAGTGTATATCAAGTTGGCTCACATTACCATGAAAGAGGAGATGTGCATATAGCGATCACAATCATATAATACCAATTAGTTCCATTCATTTGCCATTTCATGGAGTTATAGATTCTGACCTTTATTGCAAACAAGTCACCAGTTGCTCTTTTTCTGGCAAGGAACACTCGTCCAAATGCTCCTCTACTGATTGgtttcaatatttcaaaatcttctATAGATGTTCGATCCTTACAAGATGGATTGATGGGGCTAGCACGCAAACTGCGAACAGCATCATCTTCCACTGGACTGTCTTCATCAGCCATGGTATTAGATGAATCTATCTTTTCATCTTCTATCTGTCCACAAAGATGAACATATTTCTCCCTGCATAGTTCACAAACATGTAAACTAAATTCAAAGAGAGAATAATTAGATGTTAAGTAAAACCAACCAGGAAGAAACACATGAAAGGGATGATGCGAGTAAAGGACAAAGTATATTTAGCTTACAAATTAGAAGTATGTgcctataaaataatatgaagagAACCTGACAATAAAATTCTTTACTTTGTATAAGCCAAGAGAAATATTTAAAGATAAAGTTCAAGTGAAAAACTAAACTCACTGTAGTAGTTTTTCTATACGCCTCCCAAAAGTCTGAACAATAAGGGCATCCACTTTTCTATACTGGATTGCATATTTTAGGTCTTCTAGACGATCAAGCATATACTCCAAAGCACTataatcatttgaattaacagtGACAACTGAACGAGCAATATCCAGTAGCTTGCTTATCTGCAATCAATGGTATGATTAACtaattaacattttttgtaaaatgttctccaacaaaatttACAACATAAAGTAGCCAAATGATGCAAACCATCCATAAAAGTAATGTTAGTAAAACCTTCACATTACAGATAAAGAAACATGTTAAAAAAGGAACCATTTGTTACAACCTAGTTTTGAAAATAGTAACAAGATTACCCCAGAAATTATTAATCCAAGAAGGACAATAGAAACCATCTTTGAGAGGAGGCAATAACAAGGCCAGATAACATGAGGATAATTTTTCAGAAGAAGCATATCAAACTTGTATGGAACAGCAATCTACATTGAAGGCATAAAAGTAGAATTTaagtaggaaaaaaattatccatTCTAGAAATATATCTGAATCCAGAATGTTTCGATTAAGGAGAAAAATTACAAACTTAAAACAAAGTAATAATGTGATATCAGTAACCAATAAGACATAAAATGCATGTGCCTGTGTAAAGCAAATTTTAAACAGCAATTTTTGCTGTTAATGAAATAGGGGATTTGGTATCAAAGATCTTTCTATCCTTAACAAGGCTACACTAGGCaagtggagttggagatttACTATGGAGAACAAGGCTCTTTAGAAGCAGGTTACTGTTGCGAAGTTTAGAGAAGAAGAGTGGGGGGCATGGGGTTGGTGTTCTCGGGAAGATAGGGGTGGTTTTGCGGTAGGGTTGTGGAAGGCCGTTAGGAAAGGCTGGAATAATAAGAAATGGAAGGAAGGTGAAAATGTAGAAAGATAGTCAGTGTGGGGAGGAGTGTCTTTTCCCTCATTGTAAGTCATAGCTTTGACAAAGGATTGCATGGGTGATGGATGTTTGGGAACAGCCAGGTGAGGGAGGCTATTGGAACCACTGGATTTCAGGGCAATTGAATGTTAGGAGATAGAAAGGGTAGAAGCAGTTCTCCTAAAGCTTCAAGAAAAGTTTCTGGAAAGAGATGAGGAGAGTAGGATAGAGTGCATGGATGTGAGGAAGGGTAAATTTTTAGTaaatcctttctttttttttttttgatgcaAGAAAGATCTAAGTGGTTCCCAGTGGATGTTATTTAGAATTTGTTGGCCCTGACAAAACTGAGCTTTTATGCTTAATATCAACTTGGGTAAGATCCTAACTCTGGATTAACTGCAAAGGAGATGATAGTTGTTGGTGAATAGATGctttctttgcaaagaagaagaaaagttgGCTGATCACTTTCTCTTGCATTATGCTAAAGCAAGGTTTTATAGTAGTTGGTGTTCCCTTTGTTTGGGATAGCATGGGTGACATCTTCATCACTAGAAGAAACTCTCTTAGGTTGACATGGATCTTGTACATGAAAACAATGGAAGAAGATTGTGGGAGGAGAAATCAcagattgtttgaaaatgaagagaatTCAAATTAAGTGCAAAAGTCCTTGGGTCTCAATAATCTTTAGTtacctattttttctttttcctcttttattctTAGCATCCTTTATACACCACATGTGTACTTTGGTGgacttattaatatattttttgtttgtctataaataaaaaaaaaaaaaaaggatgctaatcttttataaaatctaaaGATGATTAACCTTATCTCAAATTTCCTGCTCATCTGAGTTGCCTCCCTCAGTTTGATGCAGGATCTTAAAATTTCCAGCACTATATGATTTTCTTGGGTTATGGATGGCtgcaaatgaagaaaagaaatccTTGAAATCACACCAAGGTTCACAAACAATCACATCTAGGGTTTCCTAATCTATTACAAAGTAAGGCAATCACAcccttaaagaaaataataataagttttattaaaattctaattctccATCTTGAAAGACTAACTAGGCATATGTAGACTTTTATGACCGTTCCCTAAGAGGACAACAACTTTCccgtttctttttctttccttgcaAGAGTATGAAAATAGAAACTTAACAAATTACTATGTAAGTCCAAAGAGGAATCTAAAACATCATTAGTGTCCCAAATTAAGGCCTGGGCAGTGGAACCACCATTGCCCATCTATTTCAAGTCTTCAAAGGATATTTCCAATGTTGTTCCCAATCACAGTTAAATCTCTATCATTTTGTTGATGGATGAAAATGGATGCTttcataaaaaaactttaaaaaaaatgaacagaaaaaaaaaaaaacactatgtaTGAGCACGGTTAGGGGAGTGTGCAATTGAACTCTACATCCTTTAGTCAAGTGTGAAAATGGTTTATTCCATGTTTAAAATAACTGTATAAACACTATTTGGGGACTGTTCAATGATATGTTAGGCAGAGGAAAGAAATGAAGTTGTTTACACGTGTTGCTTATCTAAAAGTGGATGTTCCTGATATGGACACCTATGGCATAGGACAGGCAATTTAAGTACAAGTGTAACTTCTAGTACTAAAGGGAAATGAGAAACATCAAACATAagattaaaatagaaaattcccTCTATGAGGATAACAGTAGTAGACTTTACaaggaaacaaaatttaattgcaATTAAACGAGTAGAAAATGTGTTAAACCACTTTGCAGATACAGTGTTTGGTAAACCATAGTATATATCCTGCAAAGCCTAGATGCCCAAGCGATTGAGTTTAGAAGAAACATCTACCACATTAGACTTGAAATAGGGGGCTCATGATCTCTATTAATATGTGACAATAGGTTATTAGAAACTATGGAACAAATTTTCTAACAACAAAAAAACTCTACAAAGATTGACATATTTTGTGGTAAACTAGGAACAATTTCCATATAAGCCCAAGAAAAGAAGTGCATAGATACAATGTCATCATTTTGGTACTACATATTTCCAGAATtcattcttttcaaattttcttagtTGTTTTAATGCAATCACTccacaaattataaaatttaatataatatagaaaaattcTTGCAAGTCACATGATCATCAAAATTCATAGCTTCTAAATATGCTCAAGAAGACACAAATCTCCATGGAACCACTATAATAAAGATAAGGTGTAGGGTGTGAACAGGAAAGATATATGAAATGCATCCTAAAAGTTGTCCTGATACATTAATGTATATGAGCATGCATGACACTTGGATCTTTGTCCAGCACTTAAGATGGGTAGTTTTGAAATTACTTGAGACACATCTGTGTTATTGTTAAGCCTCACCAATTGAAATTTAACCTATTCCAAGGATGTAGATCTTATGGATGCAAATCACCTTATATCATGTCATAGCAGTGTTCACTTCGAGCCCGTTTGGTAGTACTTCTAGTCgaagtgtttttattggaaGTATTTTCTTCTGTTGCACTTctgctaaaaacacttttatgagAATTTGGAAAAGTGATTCTAATAGCGTTTTTTATTATATGTCgcataagtaaaaaaaacacttttaatattaataaattaccaaaaatgaCATACAAACTAAttacaaaaaggaaatattatAGTAAACCAAGAACTtttaatcacaaaaaatatatatacatttatgTTAAAAGAACATACAAACATTTATGTTGttaagaaaactaaaaataatcatttttatgattacaagaaaattttgaaaaatacttaaaaaaatggattaataaataaacatcaatCATGATGTagcaattttcaaaataaaacaaatgatgGGTGACAACTACTTAAGATTCAGAAGTCTTTCTTCGTCTAAAATTGAAAGAgtcaaatgttaatttttaccCACTACTATGGTCCTCCTTGGGGTGGGGGTTaggttataaaatatgattaaaattgtaGCTTTATTATGCTTGTGATATGCGTGCGTAATCTGAAGATTCAAACACCCACGTATGTCCACTATTAACATATGCCAATTCCTTCTGTGAGGTAGTACCTATAGGCATTAATTTCCAATAGATACTTTTTCTACATCTTGAACATGATTCATTTTACAAAACTTGCCCATTTAGAATAGAAAGTACCTTAGAGCAAAGTTCAACAATGTTGAATAAGAATGATGAAAGTTTTCAAACCATGGAGTCTCCACTCGAATAGAGAGGGAAGGAGGAAGAGGAGAGTGGAAGAAGAGGAGTGAAAAGGAAACAAGGGGTACTAAGAAACACTTAAGGGTATTTcaagaatatttgaaaatttttcaagtatttttttaaagaaacatttCCCAAGTGcttctttaaaaatcacttcaagtgtttttctaaattttcaaaaatgttttctaaaatattgtcaaacacctattttttaccttaaaaacgcttttaaatatttttaacactagaaacacttttaaaaagcaCTACCAAATGGTCTCTTCATTGAGGTTAAAGGTGGCAATGGGTCATGTCTTGTTGAGGTGAGAAAGACTAAATATTTACTCAACCAAACACAACTAGTTTAATAATTGTATGAGAATGACCTACCACGAATATAACCCATTTATTACTCGATTAACACAACACGACCCGTTTAATAAATGGGTTAAGTTGATTAGGTGTGAATTAACATAAATAACCCATTAATATAATCCTAATGCATTAAACCTGTTAACATGAGTATAATATGTTTAACTTCTTTAAGactttaaatttagaaaattaatatttcaaataatttttagtttttttttaattgtaagtttaacttttttaactgttaattattttagtttttaattataatatagaaaataaaataaaattttaattttatactttataattttgtttaacattttaattaaataatttttatgcttACAATAAAACATATAGAATTTTACTTAGTTCTTTGATTGTTTAATTATagatattcataattaaaaaatattttttatttttataattttaagtataTAAGATAAATTGGGTTAAATGAGTCATAAATAGGCTAAGTTATAAATATGTTAAGTCATAAACAGATCAATTTGATAAAATCAAGCAAAAGGGCTAAGCAATTAAACCAAAATATGACTCATCTATTAAATTTGTTACATTGGTTGATACAATTATGATATGAACACAATTATGTCTAACCCAAACCCGCTTAAATTCATATTGTTTGTTTAGTCATGTTGTCAAGTCATGTCAAAATTATCATCCCTAAATCAAGGCCCCtaaagagaagaaattctagTCATGTAATAAATCCAAAGCATGTTATGAAGCAAATGTTTGAGATTACGAATGTTCAACCACATCCTAGTAGGATGGCACATACCTTGAGATGATCCTTACATGGTACCCAATCCATGAGAATTTAAGAGTCtgttaggaaaatatttttaaaaacagtttttggaaACATATTTGGTActttttgacaaaaaaacaattttttgagaacCCATTCTGAAAATaggatattttctaagaaatatttcaattgctttcacttgttttcttaggatgatttaaaaaataattctacaaatatagagaatgattgaaaataaaaaacctacagatataaattatttttaaaaaaaaaaaaaaaaaatttagaaacacAAAAGTAGGTCGAGAGCATTCCAAGTTcctaaatagacttttgttctaaaaagcataaaagaatcgtctttaaaaatttttctcaaaaactttcttttgagatctgtttttgaaaacatccaTAAATAGGCCCAAACTACTAGAAAAGAAGGGAACACGTTGTGCATATCAAAGTCATTCTATTAGTTAGCAATATTAGAAGGCTCGAAAACTGCCATTTGAGCAGATAAAGTTAAGCCtcaaagaaaacatataaaatagaAACACCACCCACAGTTTAGCCTACCTTCTGTTTACCAACTTCACttttagtttgaatttaatttaatgctTTCTAGTTTAAAAGTCATCCTATGCCTTCCAGAAATAAAGTGCAAGATAGAATTGTGAGATAGAGAACACCTAAAACGAGTTCACATATATTcatgcaaaaaggaaaagactATCTCTGCTATGAATGCAGCAAGAAATTTCTTATAAAGCCCAAAAATTAGCACAGATAACCAATAGAAGTATCTTTGGAAAGAATTGCTTCAACATTCTGGTATACGATACAGAAAGATAATTTTGCGAAGTTGCATACCTGCTGAAAATTTTCATGCTCTGAGATTGTTCTCCGTCCACTCAAAAGCAATTCAATCTGGTTGGTACGTGGTGTCAATAATGGTGATCGTGGTGTTAAGCTTCCAGATGATGAAGCTCTGGTACCTTGATCAGTTGTCAGAAAAGAGCGAGTATCACATGACATTTCAGGCAAAACATTAAGATCGTCCATGACAAACTCATTATCAGCTTCATTTATACAATCAAGCATGTCCGTAGAGCATGATCGAGACAAGGTGTTTTTTTTAGGGGAAAAATCATCTAACTCTTCAGACACACTTGATATAGACACTCTCACAATATCAGGACTTCCTCCTGAAGTGTCAGTGCTTTTTGGTGTCCAACATTCCAGTATCCTTTCAAGAGTCTCTGCAACCCTTTCAAGCCTTTCATTTACAGTTAATCCTTTTAAGTCACATCTATCCGCGATTGTACATATTCTGGAGTGATCCTCTACATGCACAGTCGGTATTTCAACCTCACAAATACGACAGATCATTGAATTTTCATCTGTTATTTGTTGTTGATCACTCCAGCATCCCCAAGAAACTCTGTGTACTTTCGAGGTTGCCTCTGCATTTTCAGAAAGGCAGGATGGAGTAACCATATTTCCAGTATTATCATTGATACcagttttgttttcatctttaaCTGGCAAGGGATCTAGTTTAACCTTGGAGGTCATATCAACAGCCTCATTGCCTTTCCTGTGGTTTTTCTCTGCTGCAGATGGATATTTCTTCCAAGATGACATTTTGTAGCTGCTTGTAATTGAATCAGCACTTTTGGCAGTGCCAACTTCATGATCTTCCACTCCACTATCTAAATCATGATCTACTTGATCTTGCTTTGGATCCAAACTGCTGTGTTCCTGGGCATGTGACTTCTTTGACTGCTTCTCATTCACATCCACAGGACCACCACTTTCATGCTGCATGGCCCCAAGTATATGCTCCGAATAGATTCCAAGATCACTGAGTTGATGAAGACCCAGAATGTGATCTTCTTCATAACCACTCTCTTTATGGAACTGCACAAGGCGAGTGCATCGAGTAAGGATAAAAAGAAGGCGAGTGTGGGCTTGCTTGAGAGTGCCCATTGGCAGCTCCTGACGCCGATCATCTAAATTCTGAACAATGCCTTCACACTTCAACCAAAATTCATTTGGTGGCATCTTTGCACAGTGCCGGGCTACAATTAACAAGTCCTCTAAACCCTCTTTCCATTCAGGTTTAGTTTCTGCAGTTTTTTCAAGTATGCCCACCAAATCTCCAGCAAATATGCCTAAATCAGAATTAACTTCTTCCTTTAATCTGTCAAATTTTGCCCTGATCACAACCATAATCtcctgaaaacaaaaaaaaaggttggaaaAGCATTAATCATTGGGATATGAGCACTGATTagtcaaaaaaaattaaatgagtgaAACATTAAAAAGGGAGAGAGATTACCTCCATATGGCCAACTGCACGAGACTTCCAGAATGGAAAAGCCCGCACTCCTTTAGAGTTGAGTTCATGAGAGAAGCTCTTAATATCTGAGGTTCTTTTCCTACGCCCACTTGTGACTCGCAATATAGCTTGAAAACGAGGAGATTGAATTTCTTTGGCAAGAATTGCATGATGAGCCTACAAAAAGCACAATGATATGGAGCTGAACTACCTAAATTTCTCCACCTAacttaaataaatcaattactAAATAAAACCCAACATGATACAATTCCATACCTCCAATCCTGGATTAAGTGGTGATGGCACTCTAAAAGATTTTGGTTGAATCCATGATATCTTTTTACCTTCAAAACAATTCTAAGATTATTGAAATTCTTcccataaacaaataaattttctaaaacaactAAATGCACAAGTATTCATTACTACACTAAAATAACCATGTtgcatttccaatttttttccaaaaccaaacaGAGGATAACTGATTCTCAGTTAATTAATCGTTCCAAATAAAGTACTTCAAAATGTCCAAAATTCATGACTAAATCAAttgtttctaattaaaataattcagaTATCCAAAAACCATAAATATGTTGAAAACCCAACATGAAAATATTTCTAAGTTTTTTTGTTAAACTAAACATAAAACACCAAATCCgaaattgtatttttctttcatctccCCGCTTTCTCAACCGAAGAGAGGATAGCTACTAACAATCAATTCGCTCAAACCAAAATACTCTGAAACATCCAAAATTCTATTCTGATCCACATCTCAAAATCAAATACGCAAACAGAACGAACCTTGACTATGCTCCATAGAGGTTGCCCGGCACAGAGGACTCGTCCTTTTCGGGCGAGCTTCGGCTCCATCCTTATTCTTCTTGGCATCATTCCCAAGGTTCGGAGGCTCACCGGCCAGAGAGGTGAACCGAAGAGGCGAAGGACTGGAGCGAGTCCGAATCTGATTGAGGCCTAGGGAGGAAGCCAGAATGAATTCGGAATCATCATCGGAAACGTCGTCGTTTTCACTCTCTCCATCGCCCTCCTCCTCCTTATCGTCAACAGAGTCGTCTCTAGGGTTTCGCCGAACGGGAATGGGAGGAATCTTCCTCAACTTTGCCTTGAGACTCGCCGACGGCGCTGCTGTGGGGGAGGAGTCAACGGCAGGTGGCGGTGGGTCATGCATGGCATCATCAGTGTAGATGGAGGGCTCGAGAGAGAACCTACAGAGAGAGATGCGTTAGAGAGAGAACGAACGAGAGAGATGGGATTgtagcgagagagagagaggttttCGCGGGTTTCAGTTGAGGTGTTCGGTTTAAACGTGGTTCCCGCGATTCTCTACAGTGCGTGTTTTTGAAGGTTGAGGCAGTTGATTTCTCGTGGTGATTCGGTCACCCCCGGGTGACTCACCATCTCATTTGTCAATTAAAGTGTTTTACAAAActgatattaattaataaaattcagAATTTCGGGACAAATGGCAAGTAGTAGGGGGTGTACGGTGCATCATCCACGGACCGATTGAAAAagcttatttttcttaattttttattataaataatttatttttagacgttagataataatttatttatttattattattatttaattaaatcgAACAAGCCGAAATACCGTGAAAGTAATATTAGGAAACCTCAAAAACACGATCTGCATGTGGCACCCTCACCCTCAACCGCCTCACGACGATATGAAGATCTGAATACCTTCATCCTCACGCCCGCTGCTGCGGCTTTTCCAACTTTCTCAGGTAgattttttctccattttctctctttatttagGTCTTCTCACCTAGACTTCTCATCTGGATTTCTCATCCAAGAAATTCCGGGTTTTGGGTTCTGCTTGTTTTGACGGAAAATAATTCCAGAAAATTTTTCTAGACCCCGGACTCCACGATTCCATTTTGGTCTAATCGATTAGGGTGCTTTCTTTGGAGCGCATTTTCTTGCTATGAATCATGGTATATTTTCGGTTTCATGTGTTGAGCATCACCTGTTCGATACTTTTCCCCTGTGATATCTGGGTTTTCATAAAAGGCAAAGAGG
It encodes:
- the LOC117933093 gene encoding probable serine/threonine protein kinase IRE isoform X1 is translated as MHDPPPPAVDSSPTAAPSASLKAKLRKIPPIPVRRNPRDDSVDDKEEEGDGESENDDVSDDDSEFILASSLGLNQIRTRSSPSPLRFTSLAGEPPNLGNDAKKNKDGAEARPKRTSPLCRATSMEHSQGKKISWIQPKSFRVPSPLNPGLEAHHAILAKEIQSPRFQAILRVTSGRRKRTSDIKSFSHELNSKGVRAFPFWKSRAVGHMEEIMVVIRAKFDRLKEEVNSDLGIFAGDLVGILEKTAETKPEWKEGLEDLLIVARHCAKMPPNEFWLKCEGIVQNLDDRRQELPMGTLKQAHTRLLFILTRCTRLVQFHKESGYEEDHILGLHQLSDLGIYSEHILGAMQHESGGPVDVNEKQSKKSHAQEHSSLDPKQDQVDHDLDSGVEDHEVGTAKSADSITSSYKMSSWKKYPSAAEKNHRKGNEAVDMTSKVKLDPLPVKDENKTGINDNTGNMVTPSCLSENAEATSKVHRVSWGCWSDQQQITDENSMICRICEVEIPTVHVEDHSRICTIADRCDLKGLTVNERLERVAETLERILECWTPKSTDTSGGSPDIVRVSISSVSEELDDFSPKKNTLSRSCSTDMLDCINEADNEFVMDDLNVLPEMSCDTRSFLTTDQGTRASSSGSLTPRSPLLTPRTNQIELLLSGRRTISEHENFQQISKLLDIARSVVTVNSNDYSALEYMLDRLEDLKYAIQYRKVDALIVQTFGRRIEKLLHLHVCELCREKYVHLCGQIEDEKIDSSNTMADEDSPVEDDAVRSLRASPINPSCKDRTSIEDFEILKPISRGAFGRVFLARKRATGDLFAIKVLKKADMIRKNAVESILAERNILISARNPFVVRFFYSFTCRENLYLVMEYLNGGDLYSLLKNLGCLDEDMARAYIAEVVLALEYLHSLNVIHRDLKPDNLLIGHDGHIKLTDFGLSKVGLINSTEDLSGPSVLLGHDEPNTTVQKPLKREQRQKHSVAGTPDYLAPEILLGMGHGTTADWWSVGVILFELLVGIPPFNAANPQKIFDNIMNRDIPWPKVPEEMSFEAHDLIEKLLIENPFQRLGATGASEVKKHVFFKGINWDTFARQKAMFIPSAESAYDTSYFMSRYIWNPEDEHVHGESDCEDTTETCSGTCSSGSFSNVQDEEGDECGNLADFSAPNLAVNYSFSNFSFKNLSQLASINYDLLVKTFKDSPETSRSSNP
- the LOC117933093 gene encoding probable serine/threonine protein kinase IRE isoform X2, coding for MHDPPPPAVDSSPTAAPSASLKAKLRKIPPIPVRRNPRDDSVDDKEEEGDGESENDDVSDDDSEFILASSLGLNQIRTRSSPSPLRFTSLAGEPPNLGNDAKKNKDGAEARPKRTSPLCRATSMEHSQGKKISWIQPKSFRVPSPLNPGLEAHHAILAKEIQSPRFQAILRVTSGRRKRTSDIKSFSHELNSKGVRAFPFWKSRAVGHMEEIMVVIRAKFDRLKEEVNSDLGIFAGDLVGILEKTAETKPEWKEGLEDLLIVARHCAKMPPNEFWLKCEGIVQNLDDRRQELPMGTLKQAHTRLLFILTRCTRLVQFHKESGYEEDHILGLHQLSDLGIYSEHILGAMQHESGGPVDVNEKQSKKSHAQEHSSLDPKQDQVDHDLDSGVEDHEVGTAKSADSITSSYKMSSWKKYPSAAEKNHRKGNEAVDMTSKVKLDPLPVKDENKTGINDNTGNMVTPSCLSENAEATSKVHRVSWGCWSDQQQITDENSMICRICEVEIPTVHVEDHSRICTIADRCDLKGLTVNERLERVAETLERILECWTPKSTDTSGGSPDIVRVSISSVSEELDDFSPKKNTLSRSCSTDMLDCINEADNEFVMDDLNVLPEMSCDTRSFLTTDQGTRASSSGSLTPRSPLLTPRTNQIELLLSGRRTISEHENFQQISKLLDIARSVVTVNSNDYSALEYMLDRLEDLKYAIQYRKVDALIVQTFGRRIEKLLQEKYVHLCGQIEDEKIDSSNTMADEDSPVEDDAVRSLRASPINPSCKDRTSIEDFEILKPISRGAFGRVFLARKRATGDLFAIKVLKKADMIRKNAVESILAERNILISARNPFVVRFFYSFTCRENLYLVMEYLNGGDLYSLLKNLGCLDEDMARAYIAEVVLALEYLHSLNVIHRDLKPDNLLIGHDGHIKLTDFGLSKVGLINSTEDLSGPSVLLGHDEPNTTVQKPLKREQRQKHSVAGTPDYLAPEILLGMGHGTTADWWSVGVILFELLVGIPPFNAANPQKIFDNIMNRDIPWPKVPEEMSFEAHDLIEKLLIENPFQRLGATGASEVKKHVFFKGINWDTFARQKAMFIPSAESAYDTSYFMSRYIWNPEDEHVHGESDCEDTTETCSGTCSSGSFSNVQDEEGDECGNLADFSAPNLAVNYSFSNFSFKNLSQLASINYDLLVKTFKDSPETSRSSNP